A genome region from Triticum aestivum cultivar Chinese Spring chromosome 2B, IWGSC CS RefSeq v2.1, whole genome shotgun sequence includes the following:
- the LOC123041882 gene encoding acyclic sesquiterpene synthase isoform X1, producing MTATRAVINLPGSPLSPPSGRCPSSSGLPCGVLPMRPSRSPRPTVAAVAKNRQLEVGENAASLQNQLLVLINGMDQKKVRETRRKQQLQEPEPAPSSHDTAGVATAAPLPLPASPPIQCFPTSSTNIHHQLSMLDVLEKIGISRHFAGEIKSVLDFTYSRWLQRDEEIMLETETCAMAFRILRMNGYDVSSDSLSHLTEASVHLNDTRSLLELYKVSQVSTSKDELILDSIGSWSGRLLKEQLRSSKAQRTTPLLREVEHALDGPFYTTLDRLEHKMNIEQFDFMEHQMLYFRPWQRNQDLLALGVMDFSTSQIVCQQELQHLESWVKDSRLNQLPFARQKLAYFYLSAAGTMLPGELSDARILWAKNGALTTVVDDFFDVGGSKKELENLTTLVEMWDKHKEIQYYSKHVEIVFSAIYNSVNQLGAKASAVQGRNVTKHFVDIWQDLMRNMMTEVEWRETGYIPTPEEYMENAVVTFALGPIVLPALYFIGPKITEYTVRDTEYNELFRLMSTCGRLLNDVQTYEREYIDGKINSVSLLVHHSGGSMTILEAREELQEPIDTCRRDLLRLVLKEDSVMPRLCKELFWKMCKTCYFFYYKGDAFSSPEEKVGAVDAVIHEPLQLPMNLLPGLDLS from the exons ATGACGGCGACAAGGGCCGTAATTAATCTGCCCGGCTCTCCTCTCTCGCCGCCAAGTGGTCGCTGCCCCTCGTCCTCCGGCCTACCATGCGGGGTGCTGCCCATGCGGCCGAGCAGATCTCCCCGGCCTACCGTCGCCGCAG TGGCCAAGAACAGGCAGCTGGAAGTCGGAGAAAATGCTGCAAGTCTGCAAAACCAGCTG TTAGTATTAATAAATGGCATGGATCAGAAGAAGGTTAGAGAGACTAGAAGAAAGCAGCAGCTCCAGGAACCCGAACCGGCGCCATCTTCCCACGACACGGCAGGGGTGGCTACGGCGGCACCCTTGCCTTTGCCTGCCTCCCCTCCGATCCAATGCTTCCCAACGTCTTCCACAAATATACATCACCAACTATCCATGCTGGACGTCCTTGAAAAGATCGGAATATCCCGGCATTTTGCTGGTGAGATCAAGAGTGTCCTGGACTTCACTTACAG TCGTTGGTTGCAGAGAGACGAGGAGATCATGCTGGAGACGGAGACATGTGCAATGGCATTTCGTATCTTAAGGATGAACGGATACGACGTCTCATCTG ATAGCTTATCACATCTTACTGAAGCCTCCGTTCATCTGAATGATACGAGATCTTTGTTAGAACTATACAAGGTTTCCCAAGTCAGTACCTCGAAAGACGAGTTGATTCTGGACAGTATAGGATCCTGGTCAGGTCGCCTACTGAAGGAACAACTGAGATCTAGTAAGGCACAAAGAACGACACCACTCCTAAGAGAG GTAGAACATGCTCTTGATGGCCCCTTCTACACTACATTGGACCGTCTAGAGCATAAGATGAACATCGAACAATTTGACTTTATGGAGCATCAGATGCTATACTT CAGGCCTTGGCAGAGAAATCAAGACCTGCTAGCTTTGGGTGTCATGGATTTCAGTACAAGTCAAATTGTGTGCCAACAAGAGCTTCAACATCTCGAGAG TTGGGTGAAAGATAGCAGGTTAAACCAGTTACCTTTTGCACGACAAAAGTTAGCCTATTTCTACCTCTCTGCCGCCGGCACCATGTTGCCTGGAGAGTTATCCGATGCTCGGATTCTATGGGCCAAGAACGGTGCGCTTACGACGGTCGTTGACGACTTCTTTGATGTCGGGGGATCAAAAAAAGAATTGGAGAATCTCACCACATTAGTTGAGAT GTGGGATAAGCACAAGGAAATTCAGTACTACTCCAAACATGTAGAGATTGTTTTTTCTGCAATCTACAACTCGGTGAACCAGCTTGGAGCAAAGGCTTCTGCGGTGCAGGGCCGCAATGTCACCAAACACTTTGTAGACATA TGGCAAGATTTGATGAGAAATATGATGACCGAGGTGGAATGGAGGGAGACCGGATACATTCCAACACCAGAGGAGTACATGGAGAATGCGGTTGTTACGTTTGCATTAGGCCCCATTGTGCTCCCAGCACTCTACTTTATTGGGCCAAAGATTACGGAGTATACTGTCAGAGATACTGAGTATAACGAGCTATTCAGACTAATGAGCACTTGTGGGCGTCTCCTGAACGATGTCCAAACCTACGAG AGGGAGTACATCGATGGTAAAATAAATAGCGTATCTCTGCTCGTTCATCATAGTGGTGGCTCGATGACCATACTAGAGGCCAGGGAAGAGCTGCAGGAGCCCATAGACACATGCAGGAGAGACTTGTTAAGGTTGGTCCTCAAAGAAGACAGTGTCATGCCTAGACTATGCAAGGAGTTGTTCTGGAAAATGTGCAAGACATGCTACTTTTTTTACTACAAAGGAGACGCGTTCAGCTCGCCAGAGGAGAAGGTTGGTGCGGTGGATGCGGTGATCCATGAGCCGCTCCAGCTCCCCATGAATCTACTCCCTGGTCTCGACTTGTCCTAA
- the LOC123041882 gene encoding acyclic sesquiterpene synthase isoform X2, translating to MTATRAVINLPGSPLSPPSGRCPSSSGLPCGVLPMRPSRSPRPTVAAVAKNRQLEVGENAASLQNQLLVLINGMDQKKVRETRRKQQLQEPEPAPSSHDTAGVATAAPLPLPASPPIQCFPTSSTNIHHQLSMLDVLEKIGISRHFAGEIKSVLDFTYSRWLQRDEEIMLETETCAMAFRILRMNGYDVSSDSLSHLTEASVHLNDTRSLLELYKVSQVSTSKDELILDSIGSWSGRLLKEQLRSSKAQRTTPLLREVEHALDGPFYTTLDRLEHKMNIEQFDFMEHQMLYLPWQRNQDLLALGVMDFSTSQIVCQQELQHLESWVKDSRLNQLPFARQKLAYFYLSAAGTMLPGELSDARILWAKNGALTTVVDDFFDVGGSKKELENLTTLVEMWDKHKEIQYYSKHVEIVFSAIYNSVNQLGAKASAVQGRNVTKHFVDIWQDLMRNMMTEVEWRETGYIPTPEEYMENAVVTFALGPIVLPALYFIGPKITEYTVRDTEYNELFRLMSTCGRLLNDVQTYEREYIDGKINSVSLLVHHSGGSMTILEAREELQEPIDTCRRDLLRLVLKEDSVMPRLCKELFWKMCKTCYFFYYKGDAFSSPEEKVGAVDAVIHEPLQLPMNLLPGLDLS from the exons ATGACGGCGACAAGGGCCGTAATTAATCTGCCCGGCTCTCCTCTCTCGCCGCCAAGTGGTCGCTGCCCCTCGTCCTCCGGCCTACCATGCGGGGTGCTGCCCATGCGGCCGAGCAGATCTCCCCGGCCTACCGTCGCCGCAG TGGCCAAGAACAGGCAGCTGGAAGTCGGAGAAAATGCTGCAAGTCTGCAAAACCAGCTG TTAGTATTAATAAATGGCATGGATCAGAAGAAGGTTAGAGAGACTAGAAGAAAGCAGCAGCTCCAGGAACCCGAACCGGCGCCATCTTCCCACGACACGGCAGGGGTGGCTACGGCGGCACCCTTGCCTTTGCCTGCCTCCCCTCCGATCCAATGCTTCCCAACGTCTTCCACAAATATACATCACCAACTATCCATGCTGGACGTCCTTGAAAAGATCGGAATATCCCGGCATTTTGCTGGTGAGATCAAGAGTGTCCTGGACTTCACTTACAG TCGTTGGTTGCAGAGAGACGAGGAGATCATGCTGGAGACGGAGACATGTGCAATGGCATTTCGTATCTTAAGGATGAACGGATACGACGTCTCATCTG ATAGCTTATCACATCTTACTGAAGCCTCCGTTCATCTGAATGATACGAGATCTTTGTTAGAACTATACAAGGTTTCCCAAGTCAGTACCTCGAAAGACGAGTTGATTCTGGACAGTATAGGATCCTGGTCAGGTCGCCTACTGAAGGAACAACTGAGATCTAGTAAGGCACAAAGAACGACACCACTCCTAAGAGAG GTAGAACATGCTCTTGATGGCCCCTTCTACACTACATTGGACCGTCTAGAGCATAAGATGAACATCGAACAATTTGACTTTATGGAGCATCAGATGCTATACTT GCCTTGGCAGAGAAATCAAGACCTGCTAGCTTTGGGTGTCATGGATTTCAGTACAAGTCAAATTGTGTGCCAACAAGAGCTTCAACATCTCGAGAG TTGGGTGAAAGATAGCAGGTTAAACCAGTTACCTTTTGCACGACAAAAGTTAGCCTATTTCTACCTCTCTGCCGCCGGCACCATGTTGCCTGGAGAGTTATCCGATGCTCGGATTCTATGGGCCAAGAACGGTGCGCTTACGACGGTCGTTGACGACTTCTTTGATGTCGGGGGATCAAAAAAAGAATTGGAGAATCTCACCACATTAGTTGAGAT GTGGGATAAGCACAAGGAAATTCAGTACTACTCCAAACATGTAGAGATTGTTTTTTCTGCAATCTACAACTCGGTGAACCAGCTTGGAGCAAAGGCTTCTGCGGTGCAGGGCCGCAATGTCACCAAACACTTTGTAGACATA TGGCAAGATTTGATGAGAAATATGATGACCGAGGTGGAATGGAGGGAGACCGGATACATTCCAACACCAGAGGAGTACATGGAGAATGCGGTTGTTACGTTTGCATTAGGCCCCATTGTGCTCCCAGCACTCTACTTTATTGGGCCAAAGATTACGGAGTATACTGTCAGAGATACTGAGTATAACGAGCTATTCAGACTAATGAGCACTTGTGGGCGTCTCCTGAACGATGTCCAAACCTACGAG AGGGAGTACATCGATGGTAAAATAAATAGCGTATCTCTGCTCGTTCATCATAGTGGTGGCTCGATGACCATACTAGAGGCCAGGGAAGAGCTGCAGGAGCCCATAGACACATGCAGGAGAGACTTGTTAAGGTTGGTCCTCAAAGAAGACAGTGTCATGCCTAGACTATGCAAGGAGTTGTTCTGGAAAATGTGCAAGACATGCTACTTTTTTTACTACAAAGGAGACGCGTTCAGCTCGCCAGAGGAGAAGGTTGGTGCGGTGGATGCGGTGATCCATGAGCCGCTCCAGCTCCCCATGAATCTACTCCCTGGTCTCGACTTGTCCTAA